Proteins encoded together in one Anoxybacillus flavithermus window:
- the hemC gene encoding hydroxymethylbilane synthase — protein sequence MRKIIVGSRRSKLALTQTNWVIEQLKQLGAPFEFEVKEIVTKGDQILHVTLSKVGGKGLFVKEIEQAMLDREIDFAVHSMKDMPAVLPDGLMIGCVPKREDHRDVLISKGHIPFEQLPSGAVVGTSSLRRSAQLLAVRPDLQIQWIRGNIDTRLAKLQTDAYDAIILAAAGLHRMGWAKEVITQYLSTDICVPAVGQGALAIECREDDAELLHWLNKLTDKQTERATRAERAFLQHIEGGCQVPVAGYAYVDEDAIVLTALVATPNGTEVLKEVVQGTEPEKVGTEAAKRLIERGAKQLIGRVLKEMQ from the coding sequence ATGAGAAAAATTATTGTCGGTTCGCGCCGTAGCAAGTTAGCGCTAACTCAAACAAATTGGGTCATCGAACAACTGAAACAACTCGGGGCCCCGTTTGAATTTGAAGTAAAAGAAATCGTCACAAAAGGCGATCAAATTTTACATGTGACGTTATCGAAAGTAGGAGGCAAAGGGTTGTTCGTGAAAGAAATTGAACAAGCGATGCTAGATCGCGAAATTGATTTTGCCGTTCATAGTATGAAAGATATGCCTGCTGTTTTGCCAGACGGATTAATGATCGGATGCGTACCGAAGCGTGAAGACCATCGCGATGTGCTTATTTCCAAAGGGCATATTCCGTTTGAACAACTACCAAGCGGAGCGGTTGTTGGAACGAGCAGTTTACGACGTTCTGCGCAGCTGTTAGCCGTTCGTCCAGATTTACAAATTCAATGGATTCGTGGCAACATTGACACTCGTTTGGCGAAATTACAAACAGATGCGTACGATGCCATTATACTTGCAGCTGCTGGATTGCATCGCATGGGATGGGCGAAAGAAGTCATCACACAATATTTATCGACCGACATATGCGTCCCAGCCGTTGGACAAGGGGCGTTGGCTATTGAATGTCGCGAAGATGATGCGGAGCTTTTACATTGGTTAAATAAGTTGACCGATAAGCAAACGGAACGAGCCACTCGCGCAGAGCGAGCATTTTTACAGCATATTGAAGGTGGCTGTCAAGTGCCTGTTGCCGGTTATGCGTACGTTGATGAAGATGCGATTGTGCTTACAGCACTTGTTGCAACACCGAATGGAACAGAAGTATTGAAAGAAGTCGTGCAAGGAACAGAGCCCGAAAAAGTGGGTACGGAAGCGGCAAAACGGCTAATTGAACGGGGTGCAAAACAACTAATTGGGCGTGTGTTAAAGGAGATGCAGTAA
- a CDS encoding uroporphyrinogen-III synthase, producing MLMGKRVLVTREKAQAKALSQTLERYGAIPVELPLIRIERAKQVGQDLLHKWHTFDWIVFTSQNGVKYFFELISEMKPPTWPKVAAVGEKTAKALQKRNVVVDLIPNEFVAESLVEALKPLLSTHARVLLVKGNLARDTLREQLSSIADVTDWIVYETTMNEEAKPQLIALLQQRMIDVVTFTSSSTVHSFAHAIAGEDINLSFVTIACIGPITKQTALDLGIPVHVCPHTYTIDAMVEEINQYLKIRGE from the coding sequence ATGCTTATGGGGAAACGGGTGCTTGTGACGCGTGAGAAAGCGCAAGCGAAAGCGTTATCGCAAACGTTGGAACGGTACGGTGCGATTCCGGTTGAATTGCCGTTGATTCGCATTGAACGGGCAAAACAAGTAGGTCAAGACTTATTACACAAATGGCATACGTTTGATTGGATTGTATTTACGAGCCAAAACGGAGTTAAATATTTTTTCGAGCTGATTAGCGAAATGAAACCACCAACGTGGCCGAAAGTGGCTGCAGTAGGGGAAAAAACAGCGAAAGCATTGCAAAAACGAAACGTTGTTGTCGACCTCATTCCAAATGAATTTGTCGCTGAAAGTTTAGTTGAAGCGTTAAAACCGTTACTTTCTACGCATGCGCGCGTGTTGCTTGTGAAAGGAAACTTAGCGCGCGATACGTTGCGAGAGCAATTAAGCAGCATCGCAGACGTGACAGATTGGATCGTATACGAAACGACGATGAATGAAGAAGCGAAGCCACAACTCATTGCGCTCCTTCAACAACGAATGATTGATGTCGTTACGTTTACAAGTTCATCGACGGTACATAGTTTTGCGCACGCGATCGCAGGGGAAGACATCAATTTGTCTTTTGTTACGATCGCATGCATCGGTCCAATCACGAAACAAACAGCTCTTGATTTAGGCATTCCTGTTCACGTTTGTCCACATACATATACAATTGATGCAATGGTTGAAGAGATTAATCAATATTTGAAGATAAGAGGTGAGTAA
- the hemB gene encoding porphobilinogen synthase encodes MQFARHRRLRQTANLRAMVRETHLHMEDFIYPIFVIEGENIKNEVPSMPGVYQQSLDYALEDVKEAVQLGVRSIIVFGVPNEKNEIASQAYCEHGVVQRAIRAIKDAFPELVVIADTCLCHYTSHGHCGIVENGTIVNDDTLELLAKTAVSQAKAGADIIAPSNMMDGFVAAIRQALDEEGFTYVPIMSYAVKYASAFYGPFRDAAHSAPQFGDRKTYQMDPANRLEAFREAEADVEQGADFLMVKPALSYLDIIRDLKNHFHLPIVAYNVSGEYAMVKAAAQNGWIDEKAVVLEMLTSMKRAGADLILTYFAKDVARWLKEGK; translated from the coding sequence ATGCAATTTGCACGTCATCGTCGTTTGCGCCAAACAGCAAATTTACGAGCTATGGTGCGTGAAACACATCTTCATATGGAAGATTTCATTTATCCGATTTTTGTGATTGAAGGAGAAAACATAAAAAACGAAGTACCTTCCATGCCGGGGGTGTATCAGCAGTCGCTTGACTATGCGCTTGAAGATGTAAAAGAGGCTGTTCAATTAGGTGTACGGTCGATTATCGTATTTGGTGTACCAAACGAGAAAAACGAAATCGCTTCGCAAGCGTATTGTGAGCACGGTGTCGTTCAACGTGCTATTCGCGCGATCAAAGACGCATTTCCGGAACTTGTCGTGATTGCCGACACATGTTTATGCCATTATACGAGCCATGGACATTGTGGTATCGTAGAAAACGGAACGATTGTCAACGACGATACGCTTGAATTATTGGCAAAAACAGCAGTCAGTCAAGCGAAAGCGGGGGCGGACATCATCGCGCCATCTAACATGATGGACGGGTTTGTCGCAGCGATTCGCCAAGCGCTAGATGAAGAGGGATTTACATATGTGCCAATTATGTCCTATGCCGTAAAATACGCATCAGCATTTTACGGTCCATTTCGCGATGCAGCCCATAGCGCGCCGCAGTTTGGCGATCGTAAAACGTACCAAATGGATCCTGCTAATCGGCTAGAAGCGTTTCGTGAAGCAGAAGCAGATGTGGAGCAAGGTGCTGACTTTTTAATGGTTAAACCGGCGCTATCGTATTTAGATATTATTCGCGACCTCAAAAATCATTTTCATTTGCCGATTGTCGCTTATAACGTAAGCGGAGAATATGCGATGGTAAAAGCAGCTGCGCAAAACGGATGGATTGATGAAAAAGCAGTTGTGCTTGAAATGTTAACAAGCATGAAGCGCGCAGGCGCCGACTTAATTTTAACGTATTTTGCAAAAGATGTTGCTCGATGGCTAAAGGAGGGGAAATGA
- the hemL gene encoding glutamate-1-semialdehyde 2,1-aminomutase — MRSYERSKAAYAEAVKLMPGGVNSPVRAFKAVKMDPIFMERGKGSKIYDVDGNEYIDYVLSWGPLILGHANDQVVEALKRVAETGTSFGAPTLIENELAKLVMERMPSIEIIRMVSSGTEATMSALRLARGYTGRNKIVKFEGCYHGHGDSLLIKAGSGVATLGLPDSPGVPETVAQHTITVPYNDLQSVRYAFEKFGEDIAAVIVEPVAGNMGVVPPEQGFLQGLRDVTNEYGALLIFDEVMTGFRVDYYSGQGYYGVKPDLTCLGKVIGGGLPVGAYGGRADIMEKIAPSGPIYQAGTLSGNPMAMTAGYETLRQLMPETYEQFKKKANRLAEGLSEAAKAYDIPHTINQAGSMIGMFFTNERVTNYETAKTSNLDLFARYYQEMANEGIFLPPSQFEGMFLSTAHTDEDIEKTIEAARRAFAKISDCL; from the coding sequence ATGCGTAGTTATGAACGTTCCAAAGCGGCATATGCTGAGGCAGTTAAGCTTATGCCTGGCGGTGTAAACAGCCCAGTGCGCGCATTTAAGGCGGTAAAAATGGATCCGATTTTTATGGAGCGCGGAAAAGGTTCAAAAATTTACGACGTTGACGGCAATGAATATATTGACTATGTGTTATCTTGGGGACCGCTTATTTTAGGTCATGCGAACGATCAAGTTGTTGAAGCATTAAAACGAGTAGCGGAAACAGGAACAAGTTTCGGTGCTCCAACGTTAATTGAAAACGAACTCGCCAAACTCGTCATGGAGCGCATGCCGTCTATTGAAATCATTCGTATGGTTAGCTCGGGAACAGAAGCGACAATGAGCGCCCTTCGTTTAGCACGCGGCTATACAGGACGAAATAAAATCGTCAAATTTGAAGGATGCTATCACGGACATGGCGATTCGCTTTTAATTAAAGCGGGGTCAGGTGTAGCGACACTCGGTTTGCCAGATAGCCCAGGGGTGCCAGAAACGGTTGCTCAACATACAATTACTGTACCGTACAACGATTTACAAAGCGTACGTTACGCGTTTGAAAAGTTCGGTGAAGATATCGCGGCGGTTATTGTCGAACCTGTTGCTGGAAATATGGGGGTCGTTCCGCCAGAACAAGGTTTCTTGCAAGGTTTGCGCGATGTGACGAACGAATACGGTGCCCTTCTTATTTTTGATGAAGTGATGACAGGTTTCCGTGTCGACTATTATAGCGGTCAAGGTTATTACGGTGTCAAGCCAGACTTGACGTGCCTTGGAAAAGTCATCGGTGGTGGACTACCAGTCGGGGCATACGGTGGTCGGGCTGATATTATGGAGAAAATTGCACCGAGTGGTCCGATTTATCAAGCCGGTACGTTATCAGGAAATCCGATGGCGATGACAGCTGGCTATGAAACGCTCCGACAACTGATGCCAGAAACGTATGAGCAGTTTAAGAAAAAAGCGAATCGTTTAGCAGAAGGGTTAAGCGAAGCAGCAAAAGCGTATGATATTCCACATACGATTAACCAAGCTGGCTCGATGATCGGCATGTTCTTTACGAATGAGCGCGTCACAAACTACGAAACAGCAAAAACGTCCAATTTAGACTTATTTGCTCGTTATTATCAAGAAATGGCGAATGAAGGCATTTTCTTGCCACCATCGCAATTTGAAGGCATGTTTTTGTCCACTGCGCATACAGATGAAGATATTGAAAAAACAATTGAAGCAGCGCGACGTGCGTTTGCAAAAATTAGCGATTGCCTCTAG
- the spoVID gene encoding stage VI sporulation protein D yields MLRFSIEEAIAFRREHHVDQLLSISLQPTITIEEQEDYVYIRGVLELSGEYTKHEEDGEDVETFELGRYIEQVRMRDEETGEFLHQFPIDVTVPKERVDDLEQVYVLIESFDYDLRKNELLLIAEVAIHGIQMDDDREDEEEWDAYNVDDFEPFEAVAHQEVYEEEKEEQEERETIVNVPTFYMLHEEQVADNDEHKEERIDVQGEHEEEQVADNDEHKEERIDVRGEHEEEQVADNDEHKEERIDVQGEHEEEQVDTQKGYEEEQESKREETSFQLELKGRETNEKRNENALYLTKLFGKNEEQAFARLKICIVQQGDSLDKIAERYDVSVQQLLRTNHLESGADIHEGQLLYIPTPSKV; encoded by the coding sequence ATGTTGCGTTTTTCAATTGAAGAAGCGATTGCGTTTCGACGTGAGCATCACGTTGATCAGTTATTATCGATTTCGCTACAACCGACAATTACAATCGAGGAACAAGAAGATTACGTGTATATTCGCGGTGTGCTAGAACTATCTGGAGAATATACAAAACATGAAGAAGATGGAGAAGATGTTGAAACATTTGAACTCGGGCGATACATTGAACAAGTGCGTATGCGTGATGAGGAAACGGGTGAATTTTTACATCAATTTCCAATTGACGTAACTGTTCCAAAAGAGCGAGTCGATGATCTTGAACAAGTGTATGTGCTGATCGAATCATTTGATTATGACTTACGGAAAAACGAATTACTTCTTATTGCTGAAGTGGCCATTCACGGTATTCAAATGGATGATGATCGAGAAGACGAAGAAGAGTGGGATGCGTACAACGTAGACGACTTTGAACCGTTTGAAGCTGTTGCCCATCAAGAAGTATATGAAGAAGAAAAAGAAGAACAAGAAGAACGAGAAACAATCGTCAATGTACCGACATTTTATATGCTCCATGAAGAACAGGTAGCTGATAATGACGAACATAAAGAAGAACGGATTGATGTTCAAGGGGAGCATGAAGAAGAACAGGTAGCTGATAATGACGAACATAAAGAAGAACGGATTGATGTTCGAGGGGAGCATGAAGAAGAACAGGTAGCTGATAATGACGAACATAAAGAAGAACGGATTGATGTTCAAGGAGAGCATGAAGAAGAACAGGTTGATACTCAAAAGGGATATGAAGAAGAACAGGAGAGCAAGCGAGAAGAAACGTCTTTTCAACTTGAACTAAAAGGAAGGGAGACGAACGAAAAGCGGAATGAAAATGCGTTATATTTAACAAAACTATTTGGTAAAAATGAAGAACAGGCATTTGCTCGTTTGAAAATTTGCATCGTCCAACAGGGCGATTCGTTGGACAAGATCGCCGAGCGATACGACGTATCTGTTCAACAGTTGTTGCGTACAAATCATTTAGAAAGCGGTGCGGATATACACGAGGGGCAGTTACTATACATTCCAACGCCAAGTAAAGTATAA
- a CDS encoding aminoglycoside phosphotransferase, giving the protein MKQASVQKWETINGTYAIKRIDSFAYWQAIEQAYRLRIPLAIPIYEAKKRDGQWYYMMPWLKEKTDPTSSFFHDLARWHKHSLKEIQTTETEIESYYEERKSSLEKAKQTLTHHIEQCEKQWYMSPFQLQCCTHFLDIMRAISFSEHTLNEWRERMREKKTVRICYIHGRPSFQHYVEREDGTAYFISFERARWAPPFHDLLFFFRQYLYTYPLTCDEAVQWLAQYEQTLALEEDERLLFFHLLVDPHRFVRLIHRYEQQRHDRQLTAAWQRAYWQMKNIEYVIGKWEEEKQQHQIQS; this is encoded by the coding sequence ATGAAACAAGCGAGCGTGCAAAAATGGGAAACGATAAATGGAACATACGCGATTAAACGCATCGATTCATTTGCTTATTGGCAGGCGATTGAGCAAGCTTACCGCTTACGCATTCCGCTTGCTATTCCGATTTATGAAGCGAAAAAGCGAGATGGGCAATGGTATTATATGATGCCTTGGCTAAAAGAAAAAACGGATCCAACATCGTCATTTTTTCACGATTTAGCGCGATGGCATAAACATTCGTTAAAAGAAATACAAACGACTGAAACGGAAATCGAATCTTATTATGAGGAACGAAAAAGCTCACTTGAAAAGGCAAAACAAACATTAACTCATCATATTGAACAATGTGAAAAACAATGGTATATGTCGCCGTTTCAACTGCAATGTTGCACTCATTTTCTCGATATTATGCGCGCCATCTCGTTTTCTGAACATACGTTAAATGAATGGCGCGAGCGCATGCGTGAAAAAAAGACGGTGCGTATTTGTTATATTCACGGTCGACCATCGTTTCAACATTATGTGGAACGAGAAGATGGCACTGCGTATTTTATTAGTTTCGAACGGGCGCGCTGGGCTCCACCATTTCATGATTTGCTTTTCTTTTTCCGCCAATATTTGTATACGTATCCGTTGACGTGTGATGAAGCGGTACAGTGGCTTGCACAATATGAACAAACATTGGCGCTTGAAGAAGATGAACGGTTATTGTTTTTTCATTTACTTGTTGATCCACATCGGTTTGTTCGTCTCATTCATCGGTACGAACAACAACGTCATGACCGGCAACTGACCGCTGCTTGGCAACGGGCATATTGGCAAATGAAAAATATTGAATATGTCATTGGAAAATGGGAAGAAGAAAAGCAACAACATCAAATCCAATCGTAA
- a CDS encoding valine--tRNA ligase: protein MLPPKYDHRAVEANRYEWWLKGKFFEATSDERKKPFTIVIPPPNVTGKLHLGHAWDTTLQDIITRMKRMQGYDVLWLPGMDHAGIATQAKVEEKLRNEGKTRYDLGREKFVEETWKWKEEYAGHIRSQWAKLGLGLDYTRERFTLDEGLSKAVREVFVSLYKKGLIYRGEYIINWDPVTKTALSDIEVVYKDVQGALYHIRYPLADGSGYIEVATTRPETMLGDTAVAVHPEDERYKHLIGKTVILPIVGREIPIIGDEYVDMSFGSGAVKITPAHDPNDFEIGNRHNLPRILVMNEDGTMNDNALQYKGLDRFECRKQIVKDLQEQGVLFKIEEHMHSVGHSERSGAVVEPYLSTQWFVKMKPLAEAAIELQKTEGKVNFVPERFEKTYLHWMENIRDWCISRQLWWGHRIPAWYHKETGEVYVDHEPPADIENWEQDPDVLDTWFSSALWPFSTMGWPDETSADYNRYYPTDVLVTGYDIIFFWVSRMIFQALEFTGKRPFKDVLIHGLVRDAQGRKMSKSLGNGVDPMDVIDQYGADSLRYFLATGSAPGQDLRFSTEKVEATWNFVNKIWNASRFALMNMEGFTYEDIDLHGEKSVADHWILTRLNETIETVTKLADKYEFGEVGRVLYNFIWDDLCDWYIEMAKLPLYGEDEQAKKTTRSVLAYVLDQTMRLLHPFMPFVTEEIWQQLPHEGESITVASWPQVRSELSNHEAAEQMRLLVDIIRAVRNIRAEVNTPLSKPITLHIKAKDEQIANTLQKNRSYIERFCNPSELVIDTTIPTVEKAMTAVVTGAELSLPLEGLINIEEEVKRLEKELQKLDQEVERVQKKLSNEGFLAKAPAHVVEEERKKERDYLEKREAVRARLAQLKQ from the coding sequence ATGTTACCGCCGAAGTACGACCACCGTGCTGTTGAGGCAAACCGTTATGAATGGTGGCTAAAAGGAAAATTTTTTGAAGCAACAAGTGACGAAAGGAAGAAACCATTTACGATCGTCATTCCACCCCCAAATGTGACAGGGAAACTTCATTTAGGACATGCGTGGGATACGACGTTACAAGACATTATTACGCGCATGAAGCGCATGCAAGGGTACGACGTGTTATGGCTTCCGGGCATGGACCATGCGGGTATTGCTACGCAAGCAAAAGTAGAAGAAAAGCTGCGCAACGAAGGAAAAACACGTTACGACTTAGGACGTGAAAAGTTCGTTGAAGAAACGTGGAAATGGAAAGAAGAGTATGCTGGGCATATTCGCTCCCAGTGGGCAAAGCTTGGGCTCGGACTCGATTATACGCGAGAGCGCTTTACGCTTGATGAAGGACTATCTAAAGCGGTGCGTGAAGTGTTCGTTTCGCTATATAAAAAAGGACTGATTTATCGCGGCGAATATATTATTAACTGGGATCCGGTGACAAAAACAGCATTATCGGACATTGAAGTCGTATATAAAGATGTGCAAGGTGCGCTATATCATATACGCTATCCGCTTGCGGACGGCTCAGGTTATATCGAAGTGGCAACGACACGTCCAGAAACGATGCTTGGCGATACAGCCGTTGCCGTTCATCCAGAAGACGAACGCTACAAACATCTTATCGGAAAAACAGTCATTTTACCGATCGTCGGTCGCGAAATTCCGATTATTGGTGATGAGTACGTTGACATGTCGTTCGGTTCTGGGGCAGTAAAAATTACGCCAGCACACGATCCAAACGACTTTGAAATCGGAAACCGTCACAACTTGCCTCGCATTCTCGTCATGAACGAAGACGGTACGATGAACGACAATGCGCTTCAATATAAAGGGCTCGATCGCTTCGAATGCCGTAAGCAAATTGTGAAAGATTTACAAGAACAAGGCGTGCTGTTTAAAATCGAGGAACATATGCATTCGGTTGGTCATAGTGAACGTAGTGGTGCTGTTGTAGAACCGTATTTATCGACGCAATGGTTCGTCAAAATGAAGCCGCTTGCTGAAGCTGCGATTGAACTACAAAAAACAGAAGGAAAAGTGAATTTCGTTCCAGAGCGATTTGAAAAAACGTACTTACATTGGATGGAAAATATTCGCGATTGGTGCATTTCTCGTCAGCTTTGGTGGGGGCATCGTATTCCAGCATGGTATCATAAAGAAACAGGCGAAGTGTATGTCGATCATGAGCCACCAGCTGATATCGAAAATTGGGAACAAGATCCAGATGTATTAGATACATGGTTTAGTTCTGCGCTTTGGCCGTTTTCAACGATGGGCTGGCCGGATGAAACATCGGCAGACTATAACCGTTATTATCCAACGGATGTGCTTGTAACAGGATATGACATCATTTTCTTCTGGGTATCGCGCATGATTTTCCAAGCGCTTGAATTTACAGGAAAACGTCCGTTTAAAGATGTGCTTATTCACGGACTAGTACGCGATGCACAAGGACGAAAAATGAGTAAATCGCTCGGTAACGGCGTTGATCCGATGGATGTGATCGATCAGTACGGTGCCGACTCGCTTCGTTACTTTTTAGCGACAGGAAGTGCACCTGGTCAAGACTTGCGCTTTAGCACAGAAAAAGTTGAAGCGACATGGAACTTCGTCAATAAAATTTGGAACGCTTCTCGTTTTGCGCTCATGAACATGGAAGGATTCACATATGAAGACATTGATTTACATGGCGAAAAATCGGTTGCCGATCATTGGATTTTAACACGTTTAAATGAAACGATTGAGACGGTAACAAAACTTGCCGATAAATACGAGTTTGGTGAAGTCGGTCGCGTATTATATAACTTCATTTGGGACGACTTATGCGATTGGTATATCGAAATGGCGAAATTGCCGCTATACGGCGAGGATGAACAAGCGAAGAAAACGACGCGCTCTGTTCTTGCTTATGTGCTTGATCAAACGATGCGTCTCCTTCATCCGTTTATGCCGTTTGTGACGGAAGAAATTTGGCAACAACTTCCTCATGAAGGAGAGTCAATTACAGTTGCTTCGTGGCCACAAGTCCGTTCTGAACTAAGCAATCATGAAGCGGCCGAACAAATGCGTTTGCTCGTTGATATTATTCGTGCGGTGCGTAACATTCGCGCAGAAGTGAATACGCCGCTAAGCAAGCCAATTACGCTGCATATTAAAGCGAAAGACGAGCAAATTGCGAATACCCTTCAGAAAAACCGCTCATATATCGAGCGCTTCTGTAATCCTAGCGAGCTTGTCATCGACACGACGATTCCAACGGTCGAGAAAGCGATGACCGCTGTTGTGACAGGGGCAGAACTAAGCTTGCCGCTCGAAGGGTTAATTAATATTGAAGAAGAAGTGAAACGTCTCGAAAAAGAGTTACAGAAACTCGATCAAGAAGTCGAGCGCGTGCAAAAGAAACTAAGTAATGAAGGATTTTTAGCGAAAGCGCCAGCGCACGTAGTTGAAGAGGAACGGAAAAAAGAACGAGATTATCTCGAAAAGCGTGAAGCGGTCCGCGCCCGTCTTGCACAATTAAAACAATAG
- a CDS encoding bifunctional folylpolyglutamate synthase/dihydrofolate synthase: MVRTYKEAVDWIHSRLTLGVKPGLKRMEWMMEKLDHPERRIKAIHVGGTNGKGSTVCFLRHILQEAGYRVGTFTSPYVEQFNERISINGQPISDVDLIRLVQVIQPLAEELEQTELGGPTEFEVITAMALYYFGKMNVQDVVIFEVGLGGRLDSTNVIYPLLSVITNVGYDHIHILGNTLEQIAFEKAGIIKAGIPVMTAIDQREALQVIKEKATSVRSKAYVLDRDFTIFAHEPTTDGERFSLQTPFASYDDVTITMLGAHQVKNAALALMVADYLRTYYSFLIEREHMYNGIRKAAWLGRFEKMDERPLIIIDGAHNEEGIDSLVATINAHYPNRSVHVLFTALGDKPVAAMIRKLETIAQTMTFTTFDFPRALSAEQLAEQATHRNVQCATDWKQWLKEKRKQIATDDIILITGSLYFISNVRNFIKNKYN, from the coding sequence ATGGTTCGTACATATAAAGAAGCAGTCGATTGGATTCATAGTCGCTTAACGTTAGGTGTGAAGCCGGGACTTAAACGAATGGAATGGATGATGGAGAAGCTCGATCATCCAGAGCGTCGCATCAAGGCGATTCATGTTGGTGGGACGAACGGAAAAGGATCGACCGTTTGCTTTTTACGTCACATTTTACAAGAAGCAGGCTATCGTGTCGGAACTTTTACATCGCCGTATGTGGAGCAATTTAACGAGCGAATAAGCATCAACGGCCAACCGATTAGCGACGTCGATCTCATTCGCCTTGTCCAAGTCATTCAGCCTTTAGCGGAAGAGTTAGAACAAACGGAATTAGGCGGGCCGACAGAGTTTGAAGTTATTACCGCCATGGCACTTTATTATTTTGGCAAAATGAACGTGCAAGACGTCGTCATTTTTGAAGTAGGACTTGGCGGACGCTTAGATTCAACGAACGTTATTTATCCGCTTTTATCGGTGATTACAAATGTCGGTTACGACCATATACATATATTAGGGAATACACTTGAACAAATTGCGTTTGAAAAAGCGGGAATTATTAAAGCAGGCATCCCTGTTATGACAGCGATTGATCAGCGGGAGGCTCTACAAGTAATAAAAGAGAAAGCGACATCGGTACGCTCAAAAGCATATGTGCTCGATCGCGATTTTACCATTTTCGCTCATGAACCAACAACCGATGGAGAACGTTTTTCATTACAAACACCTTTCGCTTCATATGACGATGTGACAATAACGATGCTCGGTGCACATCAAGTGAAAAACGCAGCGCTTGCGCTGATGGTTGCCGACTATTTACGTACGTATTATTCGTTTTTGATTGAGCGTGAACATATGTACAACGGCATTCGAAAAGCAGCATGGCTCGGGCGATTTGAAAAAATGGATGAACGTCCACTTATCATTATTGATGGGGCGCATAACGAAGAAGGCATCGATAGCCTCGTTGCGACAATAAACGCTCATTATCCGAATCGCAGTGTACACGTACTGTTTACAGCGTTAGGGGATAAACCGGTTGCTGCGATGATTCGAAAGTTAGAAACGATTGCACAAACGATGACGTTTACAACATTTGATTTTCCGCGTGCCCTTTCTGCTGAGCAACTAGCTGAACAAGCGACGCATCGAAACGTTCAATGCGCAACTGACTGGAAACAATGGCTGAAAGAAAAGCGAAAACAAATCGCAACTGATGACATCATTTTAATTACAGGTTCACTTTATTTCATCTCAAA